One Bacillus amyloliquefaciens DSM 7 = ATCC 23350 DNA window includes the following coding sequences:
- a CDS encoding metallophosphoesterase, with product MKLTAGILGSLAGAAAVMAAVMYKTANGSHLKTHTFMLDKMKGMKPLTIFFISDVHRRLIDEKLLREASVYKPDAVLLGGDLAEGGVPYARIEENIKRLTALAPVIYVWGNNDYEVSQQKLLSLLQAYKVIPLRNESVQFAYKGETVTICGVDDIRMMMDDYESAIRHTDENKVNLLLCHNPGIHEQMNESDGIDAVFSGHTHGGQIRFGRFGPYELGGTGTVKKAHYLISNGYGTTKVPLRLGAKPETHIITLCGPDEPFS from the coding sequence ATGAAGCTTACAGCGGGAATTCTTGGCTCATTGGCGGGAGCGGCTGCGGTTATGGCGGCTGTCATGTACAAAACGGCAAACGGCAGCCACCTGAAAACACATACATTTATGCTTGATAAAATGAAAGGGATGAAGCCGCTCACCATCTTTTTTATATCTGACGTGCACCGCCGTTTAATTGATGAAAAGCTTCTCCGGGAAGCATCAGTTTATAAGCCGGATGCCGTTTTGCTCGGCGGTGATTTGGCGGAGGGCGGAGTTCCATACGCCAGAATCGAGGAAAACATCAAACGTCTGACTGCTCTTGCGCCTGTTATTTATGTGTGGGGAAATAATGATTACGAGGTCAGCCAGCAAAAATTGCTTTCTCTTCTTCAGGCATATAAAGTGATCCCGCTGAGAAATGAATCGGTTCAGTTTGCTTATAAAGGGGAAACGGTTACGATCTGCGGGGTGGATGATATCAGAATGATGATGGATGATTACGAATCTGCAATCAGACATACGGACGAAAACAAAGTAAACCTTCTGCTATGCCATAACCCGGGCATCCATGAGCAGATGAATGAGTCTGACGGAATTGACGCTGTGTTCAGCGGCCATACGCACGGCGGCCAAATCCGTTTCGGCCGGTTCGGTCCGTATGAATTGGGCGGGACGGGAACGGTAAAGAAAGCGCATTACCTGATCAGCAACGGCTACGGGACGACAAAAGTTCCGCTGAGGCTCGGAGCGAAACCTGAGACGCATATCATCACCCTGTGCGGACCGGATGAGCCGTTTTCCTGA
- the cmk gene encoding (d)CMP kinase codes for MDKKLSIAIDGPAAAGKSTVAKIVAEKKSYVYIDTGAMYRAITYTALRQNAELTDEAALTELLKHTKIELVSAPEGQIVLVNGEDVTEEIRKDEVSNQVSIAAKHKGVREEMVKRQQQLGEKGGVVMDGRDIGTHVLPDAEVKIFLLASVEERAKRRFEENKKKGYDVNYETLIEEIARRDKLDSEREFSPLRKAEDAIEIDTTSLSIAEVAGKILEIVEQKSR; via the coding sequence ATGGACAAGAAATTATCAATTGCGATCGACGGTCCGGCGGCTGCCGGAAAAAGCACCGTTGCTAAAATAGTAGCTGAGAAGAAATCATATGTGTACATTGATACAGGAGCGATGTATCGTGCCATTACATATACGGCGCTCAGGCAAAATGCCGAATTAACGGATGAAGCCGCGCTCACAGAGCTGTTAAAGCATACGAAGATTGAGCTTGTATCCGCTCCGGAAGGACAAATCGTTCTGGTAAACGGAGAAGATGTGACAGAAGAAATCAGAAAAGACGAAGTCAGCAACCAAGTATCCATCGCCGCCAAGCATAAAGGCGTCAGAGAAGAAATGGTGAAAAGACAGCAGCAGCTCGGAGAAAAAGGCGGCGTCGTCATGGACGGCCGTGATATTGGTACTCACGTGCTGCCTGATGCGGAAGTGAAAATTTTCCTGCTGGCGTCCGTAGAGGAAAGAGCGAAGCGCCGGTTTGAGGAGAATAAGAAAAAAGGCTATGACGTGAATTACGAAACGCTCATTGAAGAAATTGCAAGACGCGACAAACTCGATTCAGAAAGGGAATTTTCCCCGCTGCGCAAAGCGGAGGACGCGATTGAAATCGATACGACGTCACTCAGCATTGCCGAAGTCGCAGGAAAAATTCTGGAGATCGTTGAACAGAAATCACGTTAA
- a CDS encoding genetic competence negative regulator, translating into MRLERLNYNKIKIFLTLDDLTDRGLTKEDLWKDSFKVHQLFKDMMNEANTELGFEANGPIAVEVYSLQAQGMVVIVTKNHDADAEDDEYDDDYIEMQVKLDESPDIIYQFHSFEDIIQLAGSLHRIGITGGTVYHYEDQYYVSLEDLGSRSAEGVVAVLAEYGHPATITIYRLHEYGKLIMDGNAVETIERHFS; encoded by the coding sequence ATGCGGCTTGAGCGTCTGAACTATAATAAGATTAAAATCTTTTTAACCCTCGACGATCTGACTGATCGGGGACTGACAAAAGAAGACCTCTGGAAGGACTCGTTTAAAGTCCACCAGTTATTTAAAGATATGATGAATGAAGCAAATACAGAGCTCGGCTTTGAAGCGAATGGTCCGATCGCGGTGGAAGTATATTCTCTTCAGGCACAAGGCATGGTTGTGATTGTCACGAAAAATCATGACGCGGACGCAGAAGACGACGAATATGACGACGATTATATCGAGATGCAGGTCAAACTTGACGAAAGCCCGGATATTATTTATCAGTTCCATTCGTTTGAAGATATCATTCAGCTTGCCGGGAGCCTTCATCGCATCGGGATTACCGGCGGAACCGTCTACCACTATGAGGACCAGTACTATGTAAGTCTTGAAGACCTCGGCTCCCGTTCTGCAGAAGGCGTTGTCGCGGTGCTGGCCGAATACGGGCACCCTGCGACGATTACGATTTACAGGCTCCATGAGTACGGAAAACTCATCATGGACGGCAATGCTGTGGAGACCATCGAGAGACATTTTTCATAA
- the gudB gene encoding NAD-specific glutamate dehydrogenase, translated as MEADRFTGHNEEDKHDVLKSTQTVIHKALEKLGYPEEVYELLKEPLRLLTVKIPVRMDDGSVKIFTGYRAQHNDSVGPTKGGIRFHPNVTEKEVKALSIWMSLKCGIIDLPYGGGKGGIVCDPRNMSFRELERLSRGYVRAISQIVGPTKDVPAPDVFTNSQIMAWMMDEYSRIDEFNSPGFITGKPLVLGGSHGRESATAKGVTICIKEAAKKKGLDIQNARVVVQGFGNAGSYLAKFMHDAGAKVVGISDAYGGLYDPDGLDIDYLLDRRDSFGTVTKLFNDTITNQELLELDCDILVPAAIENQITDENADRIKAKIVVEAANGPTTLEGTKILTDKGTLLVPDVLASAGGVTVSYFEWVQNNQGFYWSEEEVEEKLENMMVKSFNNIYEMSQNRRIDMRLAAYMVGVRKMAEASRFRGWI; from the coding sequence ATGGAAGCCGATCGATTCACCGGTCATAATGAAGAAGACAAACATGATGTATTAAAATCAACCCAAACCGTAATACATAAAGCTCTGGAAAAATTGGGGTATCCAGAAGAAGTGTATGAACTGCTGAAAGAGCCGCTCAGATTATTAACGGTTAAAATTCCGGTTCGGATGGATGACGGGTCTGTGAAAATATTTACAGGCTATCGTGCACAGCACAATGATTCCGTAGGTCCGACAAAAGGCGGTATTCGTTTTCACCCGAATGTAACTGAAAAAGAGGTGAAAGCACTTTCTATCTGGATGAGTTTAAAATGCGGAATTATTGATCTTCCTTATGGCGGTGGTAAAGGCGGAATTGTTTGTGATCCGAGAAATATGTCATTCAGAGAGCTTGAAAGACTGAGCAGAGGATACGTCAGAGCAATCAGTCAGATTGTCGGACCGACTAAAGATGTCCCGGCACCAGACGTATTTACAAACTCGCAGATTATGGCTTGGATGATGGATGAATATTCAAGAATTGATGAATTTAACTCACCTGGCTTTATTACGGGAAAACCGCTTGTACTGGGCGGATCCCACGGCAGGGAATCAGCTACAGCAAAAGGCGTCACCATCTGCATAAAAGAAGCGGCCAAGAAAAAAGGTCTTGATATTCAGAACGCGCGCGTCGTCGTACAAGGTTTCGGAAACGCGGGCAGCTATCTGGCTAAGTTTATGCATGACGCCGGCGCGAAAGTTGTCGGAATTTCTGACGCGTACGGAGGTCTTTACGATCCGGACGGTCTTGATATTGATTATCTGCTTGACCGCAGAGACAGCTTCGGAACAGTGACGAAGCTTTTCAATGACACCATTACGAATCAGGAGCTGCTTGAGCTTGACTGTGATATACTTGTCCCGGCAGCGATAGAAAACCAAATTACAGATGAAAACGCTGACCGCATTAAAGCGAAAATCGTGGTAGAGGCGGCAAACGGACCGACGACACTGGAAGGAACGAAAATCCTGACAGATAAAGGAACGCTGCTTGTTCCCGATGTTTTGGCGAGCGCCGGCGGTGTAACGGTTTCTTATTTCGAATGGGTTCAAAATAACCAGGGCTTCTACTGGAGTGAAGAAGAAGTCGAAGAAAAACTGGAAAATATGATGGTAAAATCGTTTAATAATATTTATGAAATGTCCCAAAACCGCCGGATTGACATGAGGCTTGCGGCTTACATGGTCGGCGTGCGGAAAATGGCGGAGGCTTCGCGCTTCAGAGGCTGGATATAA
- a CDS encoding YpdA family putative bacillithiol disulfide reductase, whose translation MTEEKAIIIGGGPCGLSAAIHLKQIGVNALVIEKGNVVNSIYNYPTHQTFFSSSEKLEIGDVAFITENRKPVRIQALSYYREVVRRKELRVNAFETVERVTKQEDGRFLVETSKDRYLTPFCIIATGYYDHPNYMNIPGEELPKVFHYFKEGHPYFDKDVAVIGGKNSSVDAALELVKSGARVTVLYRGNEYSPSIKPWILPEFEALVRNGTIRMEFGACLEEVTEDEIIFRSGRNETVRLKNDFVFAMTGYHPDHGFLEKIGVQIDAESGRPFFREETMETNVDGVFIAGVIAAGNNANEIFIENGRFHGGLIAKEISKRLGAESI comes from the coding sequence ATGACAGAAGAAAAAGCAATTATAATAGGCGGAGGTCCTTGCGGATTATCGGCGGCTATACATCTGAAGCAAATCGGCGTGAACGCCCTTGTGATCGAAAAAGGAAATGTCGTAAACAGCATTTATAACTATCCGACACACCAAACGTTTTTCAGTTCAAGTGAAAAATTAGAAATCGGCGATGTCGCCTTTATTACGGAAAACAGAAAACCGGTCAGAATTCAGGCTCTCTCGTACTACAGAGAGGTTGTCAGAAGAAAAGAGCTGCGCGTAAACGCCTTTGAAACGGTGGAGCGCGTGACAAAACAGGAAGACGGCCGTTTTCTTGTAGAAACGTCAAAAGACCGCTATCTCACTCCGTTTTGTATTATTGCGACAGGATATTATGATCATCCGAATTATATGAACATACCGGGTGAAGAGCTTCCTAAGGTATTTCATTACTTTAAAGAAGGCCATCCTTATTTTGATAAAGATGTTGCCGTAATCGGCGGGAAAAATTCAAGCGTGGACGCGGCTTTGGAACTGGTGAAGTCCGGCGCGCGCGTCACGGTGCTTTACAGAGGGAATGAATACTCCCCGAGCATCAAGCCGTGGATTCTGCCCGAGTTTGAGGCCCTCGTCAGAAACGGCACGATCCGGATGGAATTCGGCGCTTGTCTTGAAGAAGTGACGGAAGATGAGATCATTTTCCGCTCAGGCCGGAATGAGACGGTCAGGCTGAAAAACGATTTTGTATTTGCCATGACGGGATATCATCCGGATCACGGTTTTCTCGAAAAAATCGGTGTCCAGATTGATGCAGAATCAGGCAGACCGTTTTTCCGGGAAGAAACGATGGAAACAAATGTTGACGGTGTTTTTATTGCCGGAGTCATTGCGGCAGGAAATAACGCCAATGAAATTTTTATCGAAAACGGCCGTTTTCACGGCGGCTTGATCGCAAAAGAAATTTCAAAACGGCTGGGTGCAGAGAGCATATGA
- the prsW gene encoding glutamic-type intramembrane protease PrsW: MFAIISAGIAPGIALLSYFYLKDQYDNEPVHMVLRSFFLGVVLVFPTMFIQYVLEKEHVGGGSFFVSFLSSGFLEESVKWFVLMISVYPHAHFDEHYDGIVYGASVSLGFATLENILYLFGHGVEHAFIRALLPVSCHALIWVIMGFYLGKARFSQKKARVKWLVISLIVPSCLHGSYDFILTALNHWVYYMLPFMLFLWWFGLRKAKKARSVNMIQV; encoded by the coding sequence ATGTTTGCAATCATCTCTGCAGGAATCGCTCCCGGCATTGCGCTGTTAAGCTATTTTTATTTAAAAGATCAGTATGACAATGAACCCGTACATATGGTGCTGAGGTCTTTTTTTCTCGGAGTTGTACTCGTGTTTCCGACCATGTTTATCCAATATGTTCTTGAAAAAGAGCATGTAGGGGGAGGAAGCTTTTTCGTTTCTTTTTTGTCTTCAGGTTTTTTGGAAGAATCGGTGAAATGGTTTGTTCTGATGATCAGTGTGTACCCGCATGCTCATTTTGATGAGCATTATGACGGAATCGTTTACGGGGCCAGTGTGTCGTTAGGCTTTGCCACGCTTGAAAATATTCTCTATTTATTCGGCCACGGTGTTGAGCATGCTTTCATCAGGGCTCTTCTGCCGGTCTCCTGCCACGCGCTGATCTGGGTGATTATGGGCTTTTATCTCGGAAAAGCCCGCTTTTCACAGAAAAAAGCCCGCGTTAAGTGGCTTGTGATTTCGCTGATCGTGCCTTCATGTCTGCACGGTTCTTACGATTTTATTCTGACCGCCCTCAATCATTGGGTATATTATATGCTGCCGTTTATGCTGTTTTTATGGTGGTTCGGGCTGCGGAAGGCAAAAAAAGCACGTTCCGTCAATATGATTCAAGTGTGA
- a CDS encoding YpfB family protein, whose protein sequence is MKTFERLLVKLVCIQLVILGAVQFLLHYQPIEPYISKAVKYEGVDKMDKKEWIETVKR, encoded by the coding sequence ATGAAAACGTTTGAACGTCTGCTGGTCAAATTGGTCTGCATTCAGCTCGTGATTTTGGGCGCGGTACAATTTTTGCTTCATTATCAGCCTATTGAACCTTATATTTCGAAAGCCGTGAAATATGAGGGAGTTGATAAAATGGATAAAAAAGAATGGATTGAAACGGTAAAGCGGTAA
- the rpsA gene encoding 30S ribosomal protein S1, translating to MTEEMNQIDVQVPEVGDVVKGIVTKVEDKHVDVEIINVKQSGIIPISELSSLHVEKASDVVNVDDELDLKVTKVEDDALILSKRAVDADRAWEDLEKKFETKEVFEAEVKDVVKGGLVVDIGVRGFIPASLVEAHFVEDFTDYKGKTLSLIVVELDRDKNRVILSHRAVVEKEQTAKKHDFLQTLEVGSVLEGKVQRLTDFGAFVDIGGIDGLVHISQLSHSHVEKPSDVVEEGQDVKVKVLSVDRDNERISLSIKETLPGPWSQIGEKVKQGDVLEGKVQRLVSFGAFVEILPGVEGLVHISQISNKHIGTPHEVLEEGQTVKVKVLDVNESEERISLSMRELEEAPKADQEDFRQYQAKEEPSTGFQLGDLIGDKLNKLK from the coding sequence ATGACAGAGGAAATGAATCAAATTGATGTTCAAGTGCCAGAGGTTGGAGATGTAGTAAAAGGGATTGTGACAAAGGTAGAGGACAAGCATGTAGATGTCGAAATTATCAATGTCAAACAGTCCGGAATCATTCCAATCAGTGAATTATCAAGTCTTCATGTAGAGAAAGCATCGGATGTCGTAAATGTTGACGACGAGCTTGACCTGAAAGTAACAAAAGTGGAAGACGATGCTTTGATTTTATCTAAACGTGCCGTTGATGCTGACCGCGCTTGGGAAGACCTTGAAAAAAAATTCGAAACAAAAGAAGTGTTTGAAGCTGAAGTGAAAGATGTGGTGAAAGGCGGTCTCGTCGTTGATATCGGCGTTCGCGGCTTCATTCCCGCATCACTTGTCGAAGCTCATTTCGTCGAGGATTTCACTGACTATAAAGGGAAAACCCTCTCTCTTATCGTCGTTGAACTTGACCGTGATAAAAACCGGGTGATTCTGTCACACCGTGCTGTAGTGGAAAAAGAACAGACTGCCAAAAAACATGATTTTCTCCAAACGCTTGAGGTTGGAAGCGTTCTTGAAGGAAAAGTACAGCGCCTGACTGATTTCGGCGCATTTGTCGACATCGGCGGAATTGACGGACTCGTTCATATTTCGCAGCTGTCTCATTCACACGTCGAAAAACCGTCAGACGTGGTGGAAGAAGGTCAGGACGTAAAAGTGAAAGTATTGTCCGTAGACCGTGATAACGAGCGTATTTCTTTATCTATTAAAGAAACGCTGCCGGGACCTTGGAGCCAGATCGGCGAAAAGGTAAAGCAGGGAGATGTGCTTGAAGGAAAAGTGCAGCGCCTTGTAAGCTTCGGCGCCTTCGTTGAAATTCTTCCGGGCGTGGAAGGTCTTGTGCACATTTCACAAATCTCCAATAAACATATCGGAACGCCGCATGAAGTGCTGGAAGAAGGACAGACTGTTAAAGTGAAAGTCCTTGACGTGAACGAAAGCGAAGAACGCATCTCCTTAAGCATGCGTGAGCTTGAGGAAGCGCCGAAAGCCGATCAGGAGGACTTCCGTCAATACCAGGCGAAAGAAGAGCCGAGCACCGGCTTCCAGCTTGGCGATTTAATCGGGGACAAGCTCAATAAATTAAAATAA
- the ypeB gene encoding germination protein YpeB — protein MIRGIIIAVLGVVIVATGYWGYKEHQEKDAVLLHAENNYQRAFHELTYHVDQLHDKIGTTLAMNSKKSLSPALIDVWRITSEAHNNVSQLPLTLMPFNKTEEFLSNIGDFSYKTSVRDLDQKPLDKKEYTTLNSLYKQAENIQNQLRSVQHLVMSKNLRWMDVEMALASDKKQSDNTIVNSFKTVEKNVGAFSEDNTSPTFTATNTERKGFTHLKGKQITEKEAVKIAERFAPDHNYSIKVVKSGRKTNRDVYSIRMNDADHKSLIYMDITQKGGHPVYLIQKRAVKKQKISLNEASNRAVAFLKKNGYETKGLEIDESAQYNNIGVFSFIPVEKNVRIYPEAIRMKVALDDGEVVGFSARDYLAAHHTRTIPTPALSADEAKAKLNKNVEVRETRQALITNELGQEVLCYEILGTIGKDTYQMFINADDGKEEKIEKLKSAEPIYKDL, from the coding sequence ATGATTAGAGGAATTATTATCGCTGTTCTCGGTGTCGTGATCGTCGCAACCGGATACTGGGGTTATAAAGAGCATCAGGAAAAGGATGCGGTCCTTCTGCACGCGGAAAATAATTATCAGAGGGCTTTTCATGAACTGACTTACCATGTTGATCAGCTTCACGACAAAATCGGGACGACGCTTGCCATGAACAGTAAAAAATCTCTGTCACCGGCGCTCATTGATGTATGGAGAATAACATCTGAAGCTCATAACAATGTGAGCCAGCTGCCGCTGACACTTATGCCTTTTAATAAGACGGAGGAGTTTTTATCCAATATAGGAGATTTCAGCTATAAAACATCCGTCCGGGATTTAGATCAAAAACCGCTTGATAAAAAAGAATATACGACATTGAACAGCCTGTATAAACAGGCGGAGAACATTCAAAACCAGCTCCGCAGCGTTCAGCATCTCGTCATGAGCAAAAATTTACGGTGGATGGATGTTGAAATGGCGCTCGCTTCTGACAAAAAACAAAGCGATAACACGATCGTCAACAGCTTTAAAACAGTCGAAAAAAACGTAGGCGCTTTTTCTGAAGACAACACCAGCCCCACGTTTACGGCAACAAATACAGAACGAAAAGGTTTTACGCATTTGAAAGGCAAACAAATTACAGAAAAAGAAGCGGTAAAAATCGCGGAACGGTTTGCGCCTGATCATAATTATTCCATTAAAGTGGTCAAGAGCGGCCGGAAGACGAATCGGGACGTATACAGCATCCGCATGAATGATGCCGATCACAAATCGTTGATCTATATGGATATTACCCAAAAAGGCGGACATCCGGTATATTTAATTCAAAAGCGGGCCGTGAAGAAACAAAAGATCAGCCTTAATGAAGCATCTAACCGGGCCGTCGCGTTTTTAAAGAAAAACGGTTATGAAACAAAAGGCCTCGAAATTGATGAAAGCGCGCAATACAATAACATCGGCGTCTTCTCTTTTATTCCCGTTGAGAAAAACGTCCGCATATATCCGGAAGCCATCCGAATGAAAGTGGCGCTGGATGACGGTGAAGTCGTCGGTTTTTCCGCGCGTGATTACCTGGCCGCGCATCACACGAGAACGATTCCGACTCCGGCTTTATCGGCTGATGAAGCGAAAGCGAAGCTGAATAAAAATGTTGAAGTGCGGGAGACGCGGCAGGCACTGATCACGAATGAACTCGGTCAGGAAGTGCTTTGCTACGAAATACTCGGGACGATCGGGAAAGACACGTATCAAATGTTCATAAATGCAGACGATGGAAAAGAGGAAAAAATAGAAAAATTAAAAAGTGCAGAACCTATATATAAAGACCTATAA
- the sleB gene encoding spore cortex-lytic enzyme, which translates to MKCKGAFMACLILFSFAAAFFEHETAHAFSNQVIQRGATGDDVIELQARLQYNGFYNGKIDGVYGWTTYWAVRNFQEKFGMKAVDGLVGAKTKQVLISKSKYYREYVMEQIQKGNTFTHYGNVPLKNQTKPSAGAQKPAAGTNKPAQKPQNNTGGQSEQKQNTTAANMPGGFSNNDINLLAQAVYGEARGEPFEGQVAIAAVILNRIKSPLFPNTVAGVIFEPLAFTAVADGQIYMQPNERAKEAVLDAINGWDPSENALYYFNPDTATSKWIWGRPQIKRIGKHIFCE; encoded by the coding sequence ATGAAGTGCAAAGGAGCGTTTATGGCATGTCTCATTCTATTTTCTTTCGCTGCCGCTTTTTTCGAACATGAAACGGCCCATGCGTTTTCAAATCAAGTGATTCAAAGAGGCGCGACTGGTGATGATGTTATAGAATTGCAGGCACGTCTTCAATATAACGGATTTTATAACGGGAAAATCGACGGTGTTTACGGGTGGACCACATACTGGGCCGTACGAAATTTTCAGGAGAAATTCGGCATGAAGGCGGTTGACGGTCTCGTCGGTGCGAAAACCAAACAGGTGCTGATTTCAAAATCAAAATATTACCGCGAATATGTAATGGAGCAGATTCAAAAAGGGAATACGTTCACCCATTACGGCAACGTCCCTTTAAAAAATCAAACGAAACCGTCAGCAGGCGCACAGAAGCCGGCGGCGGGAACGAATAAGCCTGCTCAAAAACCGCAAAACAATACAGGCGGTCAGTCAGAACAAAAGCAAAACACGACAGCGGCCAATATGCCGGGCGGTTTCTCAAACAACGATATCAATCTTCTGGCGCAGGCTGTGTACGGGGAAGCCCGCGGTGAGCCGTTTGAAGGACAGGTTGCCATCGCCGCGGTTATTTTAAACCGTATTAAAAGCCCGTTATTTCCGAATACGGTGGCCGGCGTCATTTTCGAACCGCTCGCTTTTACCGCCGTTGCCGACGGGCAAATATATATGCAGCCGAATGAAAGAGCAAAAGAAGCGGTTCTTGATGCGATTAACGGCTGGGACCCTTCTGAAAACGCGCTTTATTATTTTAACCCTGATACGGCGACAAGCAAATGGATTTGGGGACGGCCGCAGATTAAAAGAATCGGAAAACACATTTTCTGTGAGTAA
- a CDS encoding flagellar brake protein, with the protein MIAVGDYIWIEYIENNEPKKARSKAVSVENGELHISYPVDLDSGRTVFLHKGLEITAEFMGNGQVPYHFKSIIKGKKKDPIPMIGLDIPPKKEMKRIQRRRYVRADAVLNVSVKIKAKKTAFQTVSSNISAGGIAVVMPEHISVEPGEKLYVSFSLPGKENTDDISAEAVTQRFFYDEKADKQKMTLEFTEIDAGSQQQLLQYCMRAQLQQRRNSQPE; encoded by the coding sequence ATGATAGCTGTCGGAGATTATATTTGGATTGAATACATAGAGAACAATGAGCCAAAAAAAGCGAGGAGCAAGGCTGTCAGCGTTGAAAACGGCGAACTGCATATCTCATATCCCGTCGATCTGGATTCGGGACGGACGGTCTTTTTGCACAAAGGGCTGGAAATAACAGCGGAATTTATGGGGAATGGCCAAGTGCCGTATCATTTTAAAAGCATAATCAAAGGAAAGAAAAAAGATCCTATCCCGATGATCGGATTGGATATCCCCCCTAAAAAGGAAATGAAGCGGATTCAAAGACGCCGGTACGTCCGTGCAGACGCTGTATTGAATGTATCCGTCAAAATAAAAGCGAAAAAAACCGCCTTTCAAACGGTTTCCTCTAATATCAGCGCCGGCGGAATCGCAGTTGTGATGCCTGAGCATATTTCCGTGGAACCGGGTGAAAAGCTGTATGTCTCATTCTCTCTTCCGGGTAAGGAAAATACAGACGATATATCAGCTGAAGCGGTTACCCAGCGGTTTTTTTATGATGAAAAGGCGGATAAACAAAAAATGACGCTTGAATTTACAGAAATCGATGCCGGATCGCAGCAGCAATTACTCCAATACTGTATGCGCGCGCAGCTGCAGCAGAGAAGAAACAGTCAGCCGGAATAA
- the fni gene encoding type 2 isopentenyl-diphosphate Delta-isomerase: protein MTRAERKREHINHALSTGQNRETGLDDITFVHVSLPDLALEKVDISTEIGGLTSSSPIFINAMTGGGGQLTYEINRSLARAARKAGMPLAVGSQMSALKDPSERYSYEIVRKENPNGLIFANLGSEADAEQAKRAVDMIEADALQIHLNVIQEIVMPEGDRSFTGALRRIEQIVDEAGVPVFVKEVGFGMSRESARQLFDAGAAAVDAGGYGGTNFSKIENMRREKALQFFNTWGISTAASLAEIHSLSVDQSIIASGGLQSALDVAKTIALGASSAGMAGIFLKALTSKGEEGLFDEMTALLEELKMIMTVLGCQSVAQLQKAPLVIKGDTHHWLSERGIDTSRFSRR from the coding sequence GTGACACGAGCAGAACGAAAAAGAGAACATATAAATCATGCGCTGTCTACCGGCCAAAACCGGGAAACGGGGCTTGATGATATTACGTTTGTTCATGTCAGCCTGCCAGACCTTGCATTGGAAAAAGTGGATATCTCAACGGAAATCGGCGGACTCACAAGCAGTTCGCCGATTTTTATCAATGCGATGACAGGCGGCGGCGGACAGCTTACATACGAAATTAACAGGTCACTGGCAAGAGCCGCGCGCAAAGCCGGCATGCCGCTTGCTGTCGGTTCGCAAATGTCAGCCTTAAAAGATCCCTCTGAACGGTATTCTTACGAGATCGTCAGAAAAGAGAATCCGAACGGGTTAATATTTGCGAATTTAGGGAGCGAGGCGGACGCCGAGCAGGCGAAAAGGGCGGTTGATATGATTGAGGCGGACGCCCTGCAGATTCATTTAAATGTGATTCAGGAGATCGTCATGCCTGAAGGCGACAGAAGTTTTACGGGCGCTCTCCGCCGTATTGAGCAGATTGTAGATGAAGCGGGAGTGCCCGTTTTCGTTAAAGAAGTCGGCTTCGGCATGAGCAGGGAATCGGCACGGCAGTTATTTGATGCTGGGGCGGCGGCTGTTGATGCCGGCGGGTACGGCGGGACAAATTTTTCTAAAATTGAAAATATGCGCAGAGAGAAGGCGCTTCAATTTTTTAATACGTGGGGAATTTCCACTGCAGCCAGCTTAGCGGAAATCCATTCGCTTTCTGTTGATCAATCAATTATCGCATCCGGAGGGCTGCAAAGTGCGCTTGATGTCGCTAAAACGATTGCCCTCGGCGCTTCTTCTGCGGGAATGGCGGGCATTTTCCTGAAAGCTCTCACCTCAAAAGGAGAAGAGGGTCTGTTTGACGAGATGACGGCGCTGTTGGAAGAGCTGAAAATGATTATGACCGTTCTCGGCTGTCAATCGGTTGCCCAATTGCAAAAGGCGCCTTTGGTCATAAAAGGTGACACACATCACTGGCTTTCTGAACGGGGAATTGACACATCCCGTTTCAGCAGACGTTAA